From Vogesella sp. XCS3, the proteins below share one genomic window:
- a CDS encoding chemotaxis response regulator protein-glutamate methylesterase — MNPERKIRVVVVDDSALIRELLGKIINEQSDMEVVAFAPDPVAARERIRETNPDVITLDVEMPKMDGLEFLRRLMSLRPTPVLMISSLTASGSETALRALELGAVDCIAKPQLDISRGMLDYAEKICEKIRMAADARVRLPARFIQRDSATAQPRIPAASAILPRDAIIVVGASTGGTEALREFLSALPADTPPVLVVQHMPENFTLSFARRLDQCCAMSVCEATDGQPVLPGHVYIAPGHSHLSLRKVASGFVTELSQSEPVNRHRPAVDVLFDSAANLLGKRAVGVILTGMGRDGAAGMLRMREAGAFNIGQDQASCVVYGMPRAAYEIGAVHEVASLDKVAERVLAYLAGKSTRDAG; from the coding sequence ATGAACCCGGAGCGCAAGATACGCGTGGTCGTAGTTGATGATTCAGCGCTGATACGCGAGTTGCTGGGCAAGATCATCAATGAACAAAGCGATATGGAAGTCGTGGCGTTTGCCCCGGACCCGGTTGCTGCCCGCGAACGTATCCGTGAAACCAACCCGGACGTGATCACCCTTGACGTTGAAATGCCCAAGATGGACGGCCTGGAGTTTCTGCGCCGTCTGATGAGCTTGCGGCCAACCCCGGTGCTGATGATTTCCTCATTGACGGCTAGCGGCTCGGAAACCGCCTTGCGGGCGCTGGAGCTGGGGGCCGTCGACTGCATTGCCAAGCCGCAGCTGGATATCAGCCGTGGCATGCTGGATTACGCCGAGAAAATCTGCGAGAAAATCCGTATGGCGGCCGATGCGCGCGTGCGTTTGCCGGCGCGCTTTATCCAGCGTGACAGTGCCACCGCCCAGCCGCGCATCCCTGCCGCCTCTGCCATCCTGCCCCGCGATGCCATCATCGTGGTGGGGGCATCTACCGGTGGCACCGAGGCCCTGCGCGAGTTCCTGTCTGCCTTGCCCGCTGATACGCCGCCGGTGCTGGTGGTGCAGCATATGCCGGAAAACTTTACCCTGTCTTTTGCGCGCCGCCTGGACCAGTGCTGTGCCATGTCGGTATGTGAAGCTACCGACGGGCAGCCTGTTTTGCCCGGGCACGTCTACATTGCGCCTGGCCATTCCCACCTTAGCCTGCGCAAGGTGGCAAGCGGTTTTGTAACCGAGCTGAGCCAGAGCGAGCCGGTGAACCGCCACCGTCCGGCTGTCGACGTGTTGTTCGACTCTGCAGCCAACCTGTTGGGCAAGCGTGCCGTCGGGGTGATTCTTACCGGTATGGGGCGGGATGGTGCGGCAGGCATGCTGCGCATGCGCGAAGCCGGGGCGTTCAATATCGGCCAGGACCAGGCTTCCTGTGTGGTGTATGGCATGCCGCGGGCTGCTTACGAAATCGGTGCGGTACACGAGGTGGCCTCGCTGGATAAAGTGGCAGAACGGGTGCTGGCCTATCTGGCTGGCAAATCGACGAGGGACGCCGGATGA
- a CDS encoding chemotaxis protein: MSELLKKIDARTKLAGTNKLEILLFSLGVDQRTGRKETFGINVFKVREVMRTPEITSAPEMPASVEGMVSLRGSLVPVIDLAKYAGIISDKRPEIMIVTEYNGHTQGFLVEAVDTILRLDWAAMRVPPDMITNRMGGLVTAVTELDAGTLVMMMDVEKVLAETAMYGDEHQFVNIEPLKEERMVYFADDSAVARKQIERTFQAMQVKYAYAINGMRAWDDLQRMASQADLAGRKLSDIVHLVLTDVEMPEMDGYMLTKMIKSDPRFAGIPVLMHSSLSGQSNQKLGESVGVDAYVSKFEPQKLSMKIREMLKI, from the coding sequence GTGTCTGAACTACTTAAAAAAATTGATGCCCGCACCAAGCTGGCCGGCACTAACAAACTGGAGATCCTTCTTTTCTCCCTAGGCGTAGATCAACGCACAGGCCGGAAGGAGACCTTTGGCATTAACGTGTTCAAGGTCCGCGAGGTGATGCGCACGCCCGAAATTACCTCGGCGCCGGAAATGCCGGCCTCGGTAGAAGGCATGGTCAGCCTGCGCGGCAGTCTGGTACCCGTGATCGACCTGGCAAAATACGCCGGCATTATTTCCGACAAACGCCCGGAAATCATGATCGTTACCGAGTACAACGGCCATACCCAGGGTTTTCTGGTAGAAGCGGTTGATACCATCCTGCGCCTGGACTGGGCTGCAATGCGCGTACCGCCAGACATGATTACCAACCGCATGGGCGGCCTGGTAACGGCGGTTACCGAGCTGGACGCCGGTACGCTGGTAATGATGATGGACGTGGAAAAAGTGCTGGCAGAAACCGCCATGTACGGCGACGAACACCAGTTCGTCAACATCGAGCCGCTGAAAGAAGAGCGCATGGTGTACTTCGCCGACGACTCTGCCGTAGCCCGCAAACAGATCGAGCGTACTTTCCAGGCCATGCAAGTCAAGTACGCCTACGCCATCAACGGCATGCGCGCTTGGGATGACCTGCAGCGCATGGCCAGCCAGGCGGATCTGGCCGGCCGCAAGCTAAGCGACATCGTGCACCTGGTACTGACCGACGTGGAAATGCCGGAAATGGACGGCTACATGCTGACCAAGATGATCAAGTCCGACCCGCGCTTTGCCGGCATCCCGGTACTGATGCACTCGTCGCTGTCGGGCCAGTCCAACCAGAAGCTGGGCGAATCTGTCGGCGTAGACGCCTACGTATCCAAGTTTGAACCGCAGAAGCTCTCGATGAAAATTCGCGAGATGCTGAAAATCTGA
- a CDS encoding chemotaxis protein CheW: MDANNSSDTDKIRREYLVFALGNEEYGIDILKVQEIRGYDAVTRLAKSPSFIKGVINLRGHIVPIVDMRIKFDVGNVIYNDFTVVIILNVLNRTVGMVVDGVSDVIELSGDDIRPAPEFGAVMNTNYIQGLGVVGERMIIMVDIEKLMSSDEMALMDAAVAANV; encoded by the coding sequence ATGGACGCTAACAACAGCAGTGATACCGACAAAATCAGACGCGAATACCTGGTCTTTGCGCTGGGTAACGAAGAGTACGGTATCGATATTCTGAAAGTACAGGAAATCCGCGGCTACGACGCGGTAACCCGCCTGGCGAAGTCGCCCAGCTTTATCAAGGGTGTGATCAATCTGCGCGGGCATATCGTGCCTATCGTGGATATGCGCATCAAGTTTGATGTGGGCAACGTCATTTATAACGACTTCACCGTGGTCATTATCCTGAACGTGCTCAACCGCACGGTCGGCATGGTAGTGGATGGCGTGTCGGATGTGATCGAGCTGTCCGGGGACGATATTCGCCCGGCGCCGGAATTCGGTGCAGTGATGAATACCAACTACATCCAGGGGCTGGGGGTGGTAGGGGAGCGCATGATCATCATGGTGGATATCGAGAAACTGATGAGCAGTGACGAGATGGCGTTGATGGATGCGGCTGTTGCGGCCAACGTTTAA
- a CDS encoding CheR family methyltransferase — protein MGGVLSTASDKESIFARDLHFSDEDFRIIRELLYDKTGIALSAVKNHMAYARLAKHVRRLGVANFTDYLALLRSPDGAHEWEHFINALTTNLTSFFREQHHFDILHQHAQKHADRGEAYRVWSSASSTGEEPYSIAMTLDPAVRSGNYHIVASDIDTNVLKKAAGGVYALDRIAKLSDQQLKQFFLRGRGQNEGMVKVKSGLMRNMEFRQINLVDRSWPQLGMFDVIFCRNVLIYFDKPTQAGILEHFAQYLKPHGLLLLGHSENIQHITDTFSPCGKTAYRLASGKTP, from the coding sequence GTGGGAGGAGTTCTGAGCACAGCCAGCGATAAGGAAAGCATCTTTGCGCGGGATCTTCATTTCTCCGATGAAGATTTCCGCATCATCCGCGAGTTGCTTTACGACAAAACCGGTATTGCCCTGAGTGCGGTAAAAAACCACATGGCGTACGCCAGGCTGGCCAAACATGTGCGCCGGCTTGGTGTCGCCAACTTTACCGACTACCTGGCCTTGTTGCGCTCGCCCGACGGGGCGCACGAGTGGGAGCATTTCATCAATGCGCTCACCACCAACCTCACATCGTTTTTCCGCGAACAGCACCACTTCGATATCCTGCATCAGCACGCGCAGAAGCACGCCGACCGTGGCGAGGCCTACCGTGTGTGGAGCTCGGCCTCGTCTACCGGCGAAGAGCCCTATTCAATCGCCATGACGCTCGACCCGGCGGTAAGGTCGGGTAATTATCATATCGTTGCGTCGGATATTGATACCAATGTCTTGAAGAAGGCGGCCGGAGGGGTGTACGCTCTCGATAGAATTGCCAAGCTCAGTGACCAGCAGCTCAAGCAGTTCTTTTTGCGCGGGCGCGGTCAGAACGAAGGCATGGTCAAGGTCAAGTCGGGCCTGATGCGCAATATGGAATTCCGCCAGATCAATCTGGTTGATCGCAGCTGGCCACAGCTAGGCATGTTTGACGTAATTTTTTGCCGCAATGTGCTGATCTATTTTGATAAGCCTACGCAAGCCGGGATCCTGGAGCATTTTGCCCAGTACCTGAAACCGCATGGCTTATTACTGCTGGGGCATTCCGAGAATATCCAGCATATAACCGATACCTTTTCGCCCTGCGGCAAGACCGCTTACCGCCTGGCGAGTGGAAAAACACCATGA
- a CDS encoding methyl-accepting chemotaxis protein has translation MKVKQLLVIGFGVLLALIAASSILSVLRLQTIIESGAEITGNHMPRASAVNKVVDNVNATARGVRTALLADDPQVAASQVKELDEQLKNIDAALEVLKQHPPEEESVAMQAALVKADQEYRAKLRQFSALFNAGQLPEAKAFLFSDVRDVQKAYLNAIDALVTYEEGMAKEHGVSLQQDANTSLLITEGFLVASLVIGLLAAYLIGRSLFRVIGGEPSDAAKLMQELATGEVTSTLQVSEKDTSSLFYFIKQAADKAVENIRIRNALDAAATNVMIANADNIVVYANRAVADMLQNAEADIKKELPGFSARDLVGSNIDGFHKRPEHQRSMLASMRSPHKATIQVGVRTFVLFVTPILNKQGAALGTVVEWQDITEQLKREALEQQKREADLRMLEENTRIRKALDNVSSNVMIADNDRNIIYLNRSVQDMLQVAEHDIKRVLPNFDARKLQGANMDVFHRNPAHQRGLLEALKTTHTSQISVGGRTFRLTANPVFSDTGERIGSVVEWADRTEEVRVEKEVSEVVGAAANGDFSQRIPLDGKTGFFATLSGQVNQLLDVSSRGLGDIAQVLSGLAAGDLTRTIEAEYEGMFGQLRNDTNLTVARLKEIVGNIKEATDAINTAAQEISAGNVNLSSRTEQQAASLEETASSMEEITSTVKQNAENSRKANSLAVGASDIASRGGVVVGKVVSTMNEINESATKIVDIISVIDGIAFQTNILALNAAVEAARAGEQGRGFAVVASEVRNLAQRSAAAAKEIKGLIGDSVEKVESGTRLVDEAGRTMEEIVSSIRRVTDIMSEISAASIEQSSGIEQVNLAVSQMDENTQKNAALVEEAAAAAESLEEQASNLRDAVAIFKLDQLGAVTRKQERKPQASVLVPQPPAPVRKALPAMNHQAVRPAATDEGEWEEF, from the coding sequence ATGAAAGTCAAACAGTTACTGGTTATCGGTTTCGGCGTGCTGCTGGCCCTGATCGCCGCATCGTCTATCTTGTCGGTACTTCGCCTGCAGACCATTATCGAAAGTGGCGCGGAAATTACCGGGAACCACATGCCGCGCGCCAGTGCGGTGAACAAGGTAGTGGATAACGTCAATGCCACGGCGCGCGGTGTACGTACAGCCCTGCTGGCCGACGACCCGCAGGTAGCGGCATCGCAGGTAAAAGAGCTGGATGAGCAGCTCAAGAACATCGACGCAGCCCTGGAAGTGCTGAAGCAGCACCCGCCAGAGGAAGAGTCGGTGGCCATGCAGGCCGCCCTGGTCAAGGCAGATCAGGAATACCGTGCCAAGCTGCGTCAGTTTAGCGCGCTGTTCAACGCAGGCCAGCTGCCGGAAGCCAAGGCGTTTCTGTTTTCCGACGTGCGTGATGTGCAGAAAGCGTATCTGAATGCCATCGACGCGCTGGTGACCTACGAAGAAGGCATGGCGAAGGAGCACGGCGTCAGCCTGCAGCAAGATGCCAACACCTCACTGCTGATTACCGAAGGTTTCCTAGTAGCTTCCCTTGTGATTGGCTTGCTGGCTGCCTACCTGATTGGCCGTTCGTTGTTCCGTGTGATTGGTGGCGAGCCGTCCGATGCTGCCAAACTCATGCAAGAGCTGGCCACCGGCGAGGTAACCAGTACGCTGCAAGTTAGCGAAAAAGATACCAGCAGCCTGTTCTACTTTATCAAGCAGGCTGCTGATAAGGCTGTCGAGAATATCCGCATCCGTAACGCGCTGGACGCCGCAGCCACCAATGTGATGATTGCCAATGCCGACAATATCGTGGTGTACGCCAACCGCGCAGTAGCGGACATGCTCCAAAACGCCGAAGCGGACATCAAGAAAGAGCTGCCAGGCTTTAGCGCCCGTGACCTGGTAGGCAGCAATATCGATGGCTTCCACAAGCGCCCCGAGCACCAGCGCAGCATGCTGGCCAGCATGCGTTCGCCGCACAAGGCCACCATCCAGGTGGGTGTGCGTACTTTTGTGCTGTTCGTTACCCCTATCCTGAACAAACAAGGCGCCGCCCTGGGGACTGTGGTGGAGTGGCAGGACATTACCGAGCAGCTGAAGCGCGAAGCACTGGAGCAGCAAAAGCGCGAAGCCGACCTGCGCATGCTGGAAGAGAACACCCGTATCCGCAAAGCGCTGGACAATGTGTCGTCCAACGTGATGATCGCCGACAACGACCGCAACATCATCTACCTGAACCGCAGCGTACAAGACATGCTGCAGGTGGCCGAGCACGACATCAAGCGCGTACTGCCAAACTTTGACGCCCGCAAGCTGCAGGGTGCCAATATGGATGTCTTCCACCGTAACCCGGCGCATCAGCGCGGCTTGCTGGAAGCGCTGAAAACCACGCATACCAGCCAGATCAGCGTCGGTGGCCGCACCTTCCGCCTTACCGCCAATCCGGTATTCAGCGATACCGGTGAACGTATCGGCTCGGTAGTCGAGTGGGCAGACCGCACCGAAGAAGTACGTGTAGAAAAAGAAGTGTCCGAAGTGGTGGGTGCTGCGGCCAACGGTGACTTCAGCCAGCGTATCCCGCTGGATGGCAAAACCGGTTTCTTTGCCACCTTGTCCGGCCAGGTGAACCAGCTGCTGGATGTGTCCAGCCGTGGCTTGGGCGATATCGCCCAGGTGCTGTCCGGCCTGGCTGCCGGTGACCTGACCCGCACGATAGAAGCGGAATACGAAGGCATGTTCGGCCAGCTGCGCAACGATACCAACCTGACCGTAGCGCGCCTGAAAGAGATCGTTGGCAACATCAAGGAAGCCACCGACGCCATCAATACCGCGGCGCAGGAAATTTCGGCTGGTAACGTCAACCTGTCCAGCCGTACCGAGCAGCAAGCCGCCAGCCTGGAGGAAACCGCCTCCAGCATGGAAGAAATCACCAGTACCGTGAAGCAGAACGCCGAGAACTCGCGCAAGGCCAACAGCCTGGCGGTGGGTGCCTCCGATATTGCGTCGCGTGGTGGTGTGGTAGTGGGCAAAGTGGTGTCCACCATGAACGAGATCAACGAGAGTGCCACCAAGATTGTGGACATCATCAGTGTGATCGACGGTATTGCCTTCCAGACCAATATCCTGGCGCTGAACGCGGCGGTAGAGGCCGCCCGTGCCGGCGAGCAGGGCCGTGGCTTTGCCGTGGTAGCCAGCGAGGTGCGCAACCTGGCGCAGCGTTCGGCAGCCGCTGCCAAAGAAATCAAGGGCCTGATTGGCGACTCGGTAGAAAAAGTGGAGTCCGGTACCCGTCTGGTAGACGAAGCGGGCCGCACCATGGAAGAGATCGTCTCGTCCATTCGCCGTGTTACCGACATCATGAGCGAAATCTCGGCCGCTTCCATCGAGCAGAGCTCCGGCATCGAGCAAGTCAACCTGGCGGTAAGCCAGATGGACGAGAACACGCAGAAGAATGCCGCGCTGGTTGAAGAGGCTGCCGCGGCTGCCGAATCGCTGGAAGAGCAGGCCTCGAATCTGCGCGATGCCGTGGCTATCTTCAAGCTGGATCAGCTCGGCGCCGTGACACGCAAGCAGGAGCGCAAGCCGCAAGCCAGCGTGCTGGTGCCGCAGCCACCCGCACCCGTGCGTAAAGCGTTGCCCGCCATGAACCACCAGGCCGTACGCCCGGCCGCGACGGATGAAGGCGAGTGGGAGGAGTTCTGA
- a CDS encoding response regulator yields MAKRILTVDDSASIRQMVAFTLKSAGYEVIEASDGNAGLSKAQAGQVDLVLTDQNMPGMDGLTLIRSLRRLPNYASVPILMLTTESSDQMKAQGRAAGATGWLVKPFDPQKLVDVVRRLVG; encoded by the coding sequence ATGGCTAAAAGAATTCTAACGGTGGACGACTCCGCCTCGATTCGCCAAATGGTTGCCTTCACCCTGAAAAGTGCCGGTTACGAAGTCATTGAGGCTTCCGATGGCAATGCCGGGCTATCCAAGGCACAAGCAGGCCAGGTAGACCTGGTACTCACCGACCAGAATATGCCGGGCATGGACGGCCTGACGCTGATCCGCTCGTTGCGCCGCCTGCCGAATTACGCATCTGTCCCCATCCTGATGCTGACAACCGAGTCCAGCGACCAGATGAAAGCCCAGGGCCGGGCTGCTGGTGCTACCGGCTGGCTGGTAAAGCCCTTTGACCCCCAAAAGCTGGTAGACGTTGTACGCCGCCTTGTTGGCTAA
- a CDS encoding PAS domain-containing sensor histidine kinase, with protein sequence MSIIILFKHVLQMDVSQLNGVLRMKADEGQLRSALEHFNSVTDDLIQAYQLLEAQVAELNVKLQLANDELVAKSAANEQLAARLSTLLQVMPAGVVELDERGCVVAMNAAVHGWLPDLQPGQPWLLDAHFHESEREGVYVRQQGAMQFFTVVACPLPGAGSFLLLVDVSNLHQLHQQLAQQERLAVMGRMAASLAHQIRTPLATALLYAANLQRDDLPVEGRSRFAGKVMNRLQALESLVQDMLRFVRIGPVRDGMESIGISSVLSELEAIVQAQLAAKQLQWQPQIGGDAVVLGGRSDLLGALVNLLENACEHAPAGSVVVLEAALQQDFYVIRVIDQGVGVPEQVESQIFDPFFTTRANGTGLGLAIVKRVVEDMKGSITYKHDDRGTVFELQLPVVQSNQTI encoded by the coding sequence TTGTCCATTATCATACTGTTCAAGCATGTTTTACAAATGGATGTGTCGCAACTGAACGGGGTTTTACGAATGAAAGCAGACGAAGGTCAACTTCGCAGTGCGCTGGAGCACTTCAATAGTGTGACGGATGACCTGATTCAAGCCTATCAGTTGTTAGAGGCACAGGTGGCCGAGCTGAATGTGAAGTTGCAACTGGCCAATGATGAACTGGTCGCCAAGTCTGCGGCCAACGAGCAGCTTGCCGCACGCTTGTCCACGCTGTTGCAGGTCATGCCTGCCGGGGTAGTAGAGTTGGATGAGCGTGGCTGCGTGGTGGCCATGAATGCTGCCGTACATGGCTGGTTGCCCGATTTGCAGCCAGGCCAGCCTTGGCTGCTGGATGCGCATTTTCATGAGAGCGAGCGCGAAGGTGTGTATGTCCGCCAGCAAGGTGCCATGCAGTTCTTTACCGTTGTGGCCTGTCCATTGCCGGGTGCTGGCTCATTCTTGTTGCTGGTAGATGTGAGCAATCTGCACCAGCTGCACCAGCAGCTTGCCCAGCAAGAGCGGTTGGCGGTGATGGGCCGCATGGCCGCGTCGCTGGCGCACCAGATACGCACCCCGCTGGCGACTGCCTTGTTGTATGCGGCCAACTTGCAGCGTGATGATTTGCCGGTAGAAGGGCGAAGCCGTTTTGCCGGCAAGGTGATGAACCGGCTGCAGGCGCTGGAATCACTGGTGCAGGACATGTTGCGCTTTGTGCGCATTGGGCCGGTGCGCGATGGGATGGAATCCATCGGTATCTCGTCGGTATTGTCCGAACTGGAGGCTATCGTACAGGCGCAACTAGCCGCTAAGCAGCTGCAGTGGCAGCCGCAAATCGGCGGGGATGCCGTGGTATTGGGGGGGCGTTCCGACCTGCTGGGCGCACTGGTGAATTTGCTGGAAAATGCCTGCGAACATGCCCCTGCCGGGTCTGTGGTGGTACTTGAGGCGGCATTGCAGCAGGATTTTTACGTCATTCGGGTAATTGATCAGGGCGTTGGCGTGCCCGAGCAGGTAGAATCCCAGATTTTTGACCCCTTCTTTACCACTAGGGCAAATGGCACCGGGCTTGGCCTTGCCATTGTCAAGAGAGTGGTCGAGGATATGAAAGGGTCAATTACGTACAAACATGATGACCGGGGCACGGTGTTCGAGTTGCAGCTGCCGGTTGTGCAATCCAACCAAACCATTTGA
- a CDS encoding chemotaxis protein CheW: MTFDMSQFHQVFFDETAEHLVNMESLLLAINVQQPESEDLNAIFRAAHSIKGGAATFGFSDLAELTHVLENLLDKVRKNELPLSRDIVDASLLSGDLLKEMLAFHRGDEPVDEARIAVLKQKLEQLSIPGQAVPRPPVAAAQPVAAAVPSRLHIEIYPPVAMHIEELWQRLAALGSLQIMQAPDEQADPVIPALALLGTESPCDDVVEMLAFLLPPEAFKVVEDVTVEDDGVGFFSLPPIAPSGDIAFEEDGFGLFAPLPASHEANSGDIAFEEDGFGLFAPLPAGSANGKTGIAFEEDGFGLFEPLAAVPVAAPSTSGSPAVPVAVKEPVRAEVRSAPAAAPSAGENSIRVSTDKVDLLLNLVGELVITQSMLMQYGSGLDSVEHENLLNSISLLQRNSRELQEAVMSIRMMPIAFVFNRFPRVVRDLAGKLDKQVELKMVGENTELDKGFIEKLSDPLTHLVRNSLDHGIESPEQRRAKGKKETGLLTLRAFHEGGSIVIEVTDDGAGLRRDKILAKARESGLPVTDSMSDTEVWALIFEPGFSTAAEVTDVSGRGVGMDVVRKNIVAMGGRIDISSMVDIGTTMTIRLPLTLAIMDGMSIKIADETYVLPLNYILESLQPAPSEVKTIAGRGQVVSVRGEYLPIVSVAEYFSIDAPAAQPDKSILIIVESSGQKVALMVDELLGQQQFVVKNLEANYRKVEGLSGATIMGDGRVALILDVAAIVRVNLQKAHGDILTAQLH; encoded by the coding sequence ATGACTTTTGACATGTCGCAGTTTCATCAGGTGTTCTTCGATGAGACTGCAGAACACTTAGTCAATATGGAATCGCTTCTACTGGCGATCAATGTACAGCAGCCAGAGTCAGAAGATCTCAATGCCATTTTTCGTGCGGCGCACTCCATAAAAGGCGGTGCGGCTACCTTCGGCTTCAGCGATCTGGCCGAGTTGACGCATGTACTGGAAAACCTGCTGGATAAAGTTCGCAAGAACGAGCTGCCGCTCAGCAGGGATATTGTTGATGCCTCATTGCTCTCTGGCGACCTGCTCAAGGAAATGCTGGCTTTCCACCGTGGTGACGAGCCTGTAGACGAAGCTCGCATTGCGGTACTCAAGCAAAAGCTGGAACAGCTTTCCATTCCCGGCCAGGCGGTGCCCCGGCCACCCGTTGCGGCTGCACAGCCCGTCGCTGCGGCGGTGCCTAGCCGGTTACATATCGAAATCTACCCACCCGTTGCCATGCACATTGAGGAGCTGTGGCAGCGGCTAGCCGCATTGGGCAGTCTGCAGATCATGCAGGCACCGGACGAGCAGGCAGACCCGGTTATTCCGGCCCTGGCCTTGCTCGGCACGGAGTCCCCTTGTGACGACGTGGTGGAAATGCTCGCTTTCTTGTTGCCGCCCGAGGCATTCAAGGTGGTGGAGGATGTGACCGTCGAAGATGACGGTGTCGGTTTCTTCTCCTTGCCGCCGATCGCACCGTCCGGTGACATTGCTTTCGAAGAAGATGGTTTCGGTCTTTTTGCCCCGTTGCCTGCCAGTCATGAGGCAAATAGCGGCGATATCGCGTTCGAGGAAGATGGCTTCGGCCTGTTCGCGCCGCTACCAGCGGGTTCGGCCAATGGCAAAACCGGCATCGCTTTTGAAGAAGACGGTTTTGGTCTGTTCGAGCCCCTTGCCGCAGTACCTGTTGCTGCACCCAGCACTTCGGGTAGCCCAGCCGTCCCTGTCGCGGTTAAAGAGCCTGTTCGTGCGGAGGTGCGCTCCGCACCTGCTGCTGCCCCGAGCGCCGGTGAGAACTCCATCCGCGTCAGTACCGATAAGGTCGACCTGCTGTTGAACCTGGTGGGCGAGCTGGTGATTACCCAGTCCATGCTGATGCAGTACGGCTCTGGGCTTGATTCGGTCGAGCACGAGAACCTGCTGAACAGCATATCGCTGCTGCAACGTAACTCGCGTGAGTTGCAAGAAGCCGTGATGTCCATCCGCATGATGCCGATCGCGTTTGTGTTCAATCGTTTCCCGCGGGTGGTACGCGACCTGGCGGGCAAGCTGGACAAGCAAGTCGAGCTGAAAATGGTGGGCGAGAACACCGAGCTGGATAAAGGCTTTATCGAAAAGCTGTCCGACCCGCTGACCCACCTGGTGCGCAACAGCCTGGACCATGGCATCGAGTCGCCAGAGCAGCGCCGTGCCAAAGGCAAGAAAGAAACCGGCCTCTTGACGCTACGTGCTTTCCACGAAGGCGGCAGTATCGTGATCGAGGTGACCGACGACGGTGCCGGTTTGCGCCGCGACAAGATCCTGGCCAAGGCGCGCGAAAGCGGCCTGCCGGTAACCGACAGTATGAGCGACACCGAGGTGTGGGCCCTGATCTTCGAGCCCGGCTTCTCCACCGCTGCCGAAGTTACCGATGTTTCCGGCCGTGGGGTTGGCATGGACGTGGTACGCAAGAATATTGTGGCCATGGGTGGCCGCATCGATATCAGCAGCATGGTCGATATTGGCACCACCATGACCATCCGCCTGCCGCTTACGCTGGCCATCATGGATGGCATGTCGATCAAGATTGCCGACGAAACCTATGTTTTGCCGCTGAACTACATTCTGGAGTCGCTGCAGCCTGCGCCAAGTGAAGTCAAAACCATTGCCGGTCGTGGCCAGGTGGTGAGTGTGCGTGGCGAATACCTGCCTATTGTCAGCGTGGCGGAATACTTCTCTATTGATGCTCCGGCCGCGCAGCCCGATAAATCCATCCTGATCATTGTGGAATCCAGCGGCCAGAAAGTAGCGCTGATGGTGGACGAGCTACTGGGGCAGCAACAGTTTGTGGTGAAAAACCTGGAGGCCAACTACCGCAAGGTAGAGGGGCTGTCCGGTGCCACCATTATGGGTGATGGCCGCGTCGCGCTGATTCTGGACGTGGCGGCCATTGTCCGGGTGAATTTACAAAAAGCGCACGGTGACATACTCACCGCGCAGCTTCATTAA
- a CDS encoding STAS domain-containing protein — MKPIVKVEGKTGIILLIGQFDFNVHKDFRAASQELLENPDVSSIDVNFEQVPYLDSSALGMLLLLKERAGAAGKDLALVQCKDTVRQVLEIACFTKLFTIR; from the coding sequence ATGAAGCCCATCGTGAAAGTAGAAGGCAAGACCGGGATTATCTTGCTGATTGGACAGTTTGATTTCAATGTTCACAAAGACTTCCGTGCTGCTAGCCAGGAGTTGCTGGAGAACCCTGACGTAAGCAGCATCGATGTGAACTTTGAGCAGGTGCCCTACCTGGATAGCTCGGCTCTGGGCATGCTCTTGCTGCTGAAGGAGCGGGCCGGTGCTGCCGGTAAAGACCTGGCTTTGGTGCAATGCAAGGACACCGTGCGTCAAGTGCTGGAAATTGCCTGCTTTACCAAGCTTTTCACCATCCGTTGA